The proteins below come from a single Chitinophaga pinensis DSM 2588 genomic window:
- a CDS encoding thiolase family protein, whose amino-acid sequence MQAAYIVDAVRTPIGRYGGVLSTIRPDDMLAHLIKAILERNPTLDPAGIEDVIAGATNQAGEDNRDVARMAALLAGLPVTVPGNTVNRLCASGMQAIMDAARAIMCGDGDVYLAGGVESMTRAPLVMPKADGAFSRKTEMYDSTIGWRFTNKKLADMYHPYSMGETAENVARQWNISREEQDLFAYQSQLKYKTAYDAGKWAAEIIPIAITPNKQGQVIISDDEPPRETSLEKLAGLKPAFAKEGSVTAGNSAGINDGAACVLIVSEQALKQYNLKPLMQIKAMAVAGVDPSIMGIGPVPASQKALHRAGLTVDQLDLIELNEAFAVQALACIRDLGLDTSKINVNGGSIAIGHPLGCTGARIAATLLHEFKRRPQAKYGLTTMCVGVGQGAAMIYENLV is encoded by the coding sequence ATGCAAGCTGCTTACATAGTAGACGCGGTCCGCACCCCAATAGGCCGTTATGGTGGGGTTCTGAGTACGATCCGGCCAGACGATATGCTGGCTCACCTGATCAAAGCCATTCTTGAACGTAATCCGACATTAGATCCTGCTGGTATTGAAGATGTTATAGCCGGCGCCACCAACCAGGCCGGTGAAGATAACCGGGATGTGGCCCGTATGGCTGCATTACTGGCCGGACTGCCCGTGACGGTACCGGGTAATACGGTAAACCGCCTCTGTGCCTCCGGTATGCAGGCCATTATGGATGCCGCAAGGGCTATTATGTGTGGTGATGGAGACGTATATCTTGCCGGAGGGGTGGAAAGCATGACCCGCGCTCCGTTAGTGATGCCAAAGGCAGACGGCGCCTTCAGCCGTAAAACAGAAATGTATGATTCTACAATAGGCTGGCGATTTACCAATAAGAAGCTGGCAGACATGTATCATCCCTATTCCATGGGCGAAACGGCAGAAAATGTTGCCCGTCAGTGGAACATCAGCAGGGAGGAACAGGATCTGTTTGCTTATCAGAGCCAGCTGAAGTATAAAACCGCATATGATGCCGGTAAATGGGCGGCAGAGATCATCCCGATCGCTATCACACCTAATAAACAGGGACAGGTAATTATCAGCGATGATGAGCCACCAAGGGAAACTTCCCTGGAAAAGCTGGCAGGACTGAAACCTGCTTTTGCCAAAGAAGGAAGTGTTACCGCAGGTAATTCTGCCGGTATCAACGATGGTGCTGCCTGTGTATTGATCGTATCAGAGCAGGCATTGAAACAGTATAACCTGAAACCATTGATGCAGATAAAGGCAATGGCGGTGGCAGGTGTAGATCCTTCGATTATGGGAATCGGTCCGGTACCCGCTTCGCAGAAAGCATTACACCGGGCGGGACTGACGGTAGATCAGCTTGATCTGATTGAATTGAATGAAGCATTTGCCGTACAGGCCCTGGCTTGTATCCGTGATCTGGGATTAGATACTTCGAAGATCAATGTGAACGGAGGTTCCATCGCCATCGGGCATCCGCTGGGATGTACGGGCGCGCGGATTGCAGCTACACTGTTGCATGAATTCAAACGCAGGCCACAGGCAAAGTATGGACTGACCACCATGTGTGTGGGAGTAGGACAGGGCGCCGCGATGATTTACGAGAACCTGGTATAG
- a CDS encoding MlaE family ABC transporter permease codes for MEFRFFHHFGSYLLMLKGMFSRPENMRMFWKEFMRQCVDIGIGSLGIVLIISMFMGGVTTLQIAYQLISPVIPKSTIAQIVRDTIILEFAPTLTCIVLAGVVGSKIASELGNMRVSEQIDAQEIMGINTKGYLIMPKILAAIIMIPCLIAIAGFLGIWGGQKAGELGGILSAEQYWQGLRQDFRAYNIFFALFKAFVFAFIIASVPSYYGYNVQGGALEIGKASTSAVVVTCVLILFMDYLLAALLL; via the coding sequence ATGGAATTTAGATTCTTTCATCATTTCGGAAGCTACCTGCTTATGCTCAAGGGCATGTTTTCCCGTCCGGAAAATATGCGTATGTTCTGGAAGGAGTTTATGCGCCAATGTGTTGATATCGGTATCGGATCATTAGGGATTGTACTGATTATTTCGATGTTCATGGGAGGGGTAACCACCCTACAGATTGCCTATCAGCTGATAAGCCCTGTTATTCCCAAATCAACGATTGCACAGATAGTAAGAGACACCATCATACTTGAATTTGCACCCACACTGACCTGTATCGTACTGGCGGGTGTGGTAGGTTCCAAGATCGCCTCAGAACTGGGGAATATGCGTGTATCTGAACAGATTGACGCTCAGGAGATCATGGGTATCAATACTAAAGGATACCTGATCATGCCTAAGATCCTGGCTGCTATCATTATGATACCTTGTCTTATTGCCATTGCCGGTTTCCTGGGTATCTGGGGTGGCCAGAAGGCGGGAGAACTGGGAGGTATCCTTTCAGCGGAACAATACTGGCAGGGTCTCAGACAGGACTTCAGAGCATATAATATATTTTTCGCCCTCTTTAAGGCATTCGTATTTGCCTTTATTATAGCCAGTGTACCCTCATACTATGGTTATAATGTACAGGGAGGAGCTTTAGAGATCGGTAAAGCCAGTACCAGTGCGGTGGTGGTGACCTGCGTCCTTATATTATTCATGGATTACCTGCTGGCAGCACTCCTGTTATAA
- a CDS encoding sigma-70 family RNA polymerase sigma factor, producing the protein MYKLSDEQLITLFKKGHASALEELVHRHKDKLYTSIVLLVKDAFLAEDIFQDTFIKIIDTIRAERYTEKGKFLPWAMRIAHNLCVDHFRKIKRTPIIKTSDDKDIFNVLNFSESSAEEKMITAQSHDRVRRMLDLLPEEQREVIILRHYADLSFKEIADLTQVSINTALGRMRYGLINLRKMMTEKQICL; encoded by the coding sequence ATGTACAAACTAAGTGATGAGCAGCTAATTACCCTCTTCAAAAAGGGTCACGCTTCGGCATTGGAAGAATTAGTGCACAGACACAAAGATAAGCTCTATACCTCTATCGTATTACTTGTGAAAGACGCTTTCCTGGCAGAAGACATTTTCCAGGATACCTTTATAAAGATTATAGATACTATCAGAGCTGAACGCTATACGGAAAAAGGAAAATTCCTCCCCTGGGCGATGCGTATTGCACATAACCTGTGTGTGGATCACTTCCGTAAAATCAAGCGTACTCCTATCATCAAGACCAGCGACGACAAAGATATTTTCAACGTATTGAATTTCAGCGAGAGCAGTGCAGAAGAAAAAATGATCACGGCACAGAGCCACGATCGTGTAAGACGTATGCTCGACCTGCTGCCGGAAGAACAGCGTGAGGTGATCATCCTCCGCCACTACGCAGACCTCAGTTTCAAAGAAATTGCCGATCTCACCCAGGTGAGCATCAATACCGCATTGGGCCGTATGAGATATGGTCTGATAAATCTCCGGAAGATGATGACGGAGAAACAGATTTGTTTGTAA
- the uvrA gene encoding excinuclease ABC subunit UvrA: MATKVKKTETITEAQSVSTQDQIFIKGARVHNLKNVSVGIPRSKLVVVTGVSGSGKSSLTMDTLYAEGQRRYAESLSAYARQFLMRMNKPDVDYIKGICPAIAIEQKVITRTPRSTVGSMTEIYDYLRLFFARIGKTYSPVSGQLVKKHEVSDVVDYIKKLPAGSKIQLLVTFRRHEKRDVKEELQILMQKGFSRLYVKEKGKGALLRIEELLDEKKPALPKEAYLLVDRLVAKEFEEDDLHRIGDSVQTAFYESEGDCLVEVNGEEMKHFSNRFELDGMQFEEPVPNLFSFNNPYGACPVCEGFGQVLGIDADLVIPDKRLSVYENAIAPWRGEKMGEYKEALIKASRKFNFPIHKPIVDLTDEQVQLLWTGNEHFYGLNEFFKMVEQNLYKVQYRVLQSRYRGRTGCPECGGGRLRKEALYIKVAGVNIAQLVDMPVSNLYEWFQQLQLSEYDQQVAKRILVEIDHRLKTLLDVGLGYLTLNRVANTLSGGESQRIQLTRSLGSNLTNSMYILDEPSIGLHARDTHRLIGVLKELRDLGNTVVVVEHDEMMMEEADYIIDMGPLASHLGGEVIFAGNYQEILKDSKSLTGKYLSGQLSIEPPIKLRKWKKAISLEGCRQHNLKNIDVDFPLQVLTVVSGVSGSGKTTLVKQILYPALMKLKGEFADRVGQHRALKGAVDDITQIEMVDQNPIGKSSRSNPVTYIKAYDEIRDLYAKQQLSKMRGFQPKHFSFNVDGGRCDACKGEGEVIVEMQFLADVHLQCETCGGRRFKEEVLEVTYKGKNIYDVLEMSVEESLDFFKDEKDVCNKIRPLSDVGLGYVKLGQSSDTLSGGEAQRVKLASFLGKGKAQGHILFIFDEPTTGLHFHDIKKLLASFNALIDQGHSVLVIEHNIDVIRSADWVIDLGPEGGAGGGQLLYAGLPEGLKDVKESYTGKYL; this comes from the coding sequence ATGGCTACTAAAGTGAAGAAAACGGAAACAATAACTGAAGCTCAGTCAGTTAGTACGCAAGATCAGATTTTCATTAAGGGCGCACGCGTTCACAACCTCAAAAATGTTAGCGTAGGCATTCCAAGAAGCAAGCTGGTAGTGGTAACCGGAGTCTCCGGTTCAGGCAAGTCTTCACTGACCATGGACACATTGTATGCTGAAGGCCAGCGCCGTTATGCGGAGAGCCTCAGCGCTTATGCCCGTCAGTTCCTTATGCGCATGAACAAACCTGATGTGGATTACATCAAGGGGATTTGTCCTGCCATTGCCATCGAGCAGAAAGTGATCACCCGTACACCACGGTCTACCGTGGGCTCTATGACGGAGATATACGATTACCTCCGCCTCTTTTTCGCCCGTATCGGCAAAACATATTCTCCTGTCTCCGGTCAGCTCGTAAAGAAACACGAGGTGAGTGATGTGGTTGATTATATCAAAAAATTGCCTGCCGGGTCCAAGATACAATTGCTGGTTACCTTCCGCCGTCACGAAAAACGCGACGTGAAAGAAGAATTGCAGATCCTGATGCAGAAAGGTTTTTCCCGTCTGTATGTAAAGGAAAAAGGCAAGGGCGCTCTGCTGCGTATCGAAGAATTGCTGGATGAAAAGAAACCGGCGCTGCCCAAGGAGGCTTACCTGCTGGTGGATCGACTCGTGGCAAAGGAATTTGAAGAGGATGACCTGCACCGCATCGGCGATAGTGTGCAAACCGCTTTTTATGAAAGCGAGGGCGACTGTCTCGTAGAGGTAAATGGTGAAGAGATGAAACACTTCTCCAACCGTTTTGAACTCGATGGAATGCAGTTTGAAGAGCCGGTACCCAACCTGTTCTCCTTCAACAACCCTTACGGTGCTTGTCCTGTATGTGAAGGTTTCGGCCAGGTACTCGGTATTGACGCCGATCTGGTAATACCTGACAAACGCCTGAGTGTATATGAAAACGCCATCGCCCCCTGGAGAGGTGAGAAGATGGGCGAATACAAAGAAGCACTGATAAAAGCCTCCCGTAAGTTCAATTTCCCGATCCACAAACCAATCGTTGATCTTACAGATGAACAAGTTCAGTTGCTCTGGACGGGGAACGAGCATTTCTACGGACTGAACGAGTTTTTCAAAATGGTGGAGCAGAACCTGTACAAAGTACAGTACCGTGTGCTGCAATCCCGCTACCGTGGCCGGACTGGTTGTCCGGAGTGCGGAGGTGGCCGCCTGAGAAAAGAAGCTTTATACATTAAAGTGGCTGGCGTTAATATCGCACAACTGGTAGATATGCCGGTAAGCAACCTCTACGAATGGTTTCAGCAGCTGCAACTGTCAGAATATGATCAGCAGGTAGCAAAGCGAATCCTGGTAGAAATTGATCACCGGCTGAAGACATTACTGGATGTAGGTCTGGGTTATCTCACCCTGAACCGTGTGGCCAACACATTAAGTGGTGGGGAAAGTCAGCGTATACAGCTGACCCGCTCGCTGGGTAGTAATCTGACCAATTCCATGTACATACTCGATGAACCAAGTATCGGTCTGCACGCCCGCGATACCCATCGTCTCATTGGTGTACTGAAAGAACTACGTGACCTGGGTAACACCGTGGTCGTAGTAGAGCACGATGAAATGATGATGGAAGAAGCCGACTATATCATCGATATGGGACCATTGGCCAGTCACCTGGGTGGTGAGGTGATCTTCGCCGGTAATTACCAGGAGATCCTGAAAGACAGTAAAAGTCTGACAGGTAAATATCTCAGCGGCCAATTAAGCATTGAGCCGCCGATCAAGCTCCGTAAATGGAAAAAAGCGATTTCCCTGGAAGGATGCCGTCAACATAACCTGAAAAATATCGATGTCGATTTCCCTTTACAGGTACTGACTGTTGTGAGCGGTGTGAGCGGATCCGGTAAGACCACACTGGTAAAACAGATCCTTTATCCGGCACTCATGAAACTGAAGGGTGAATTTGCAGATCGCGTAGGGCAGCACCGTGCACTGAAAGGCGCTGTAGATGATATCACACAGATCGAAATGGTTGACCAGAATCCGATCGGAAAATCATCCCGTTCCAACCCGGTTACTTATATCAAAGCATATGACGAAATCCGTGACCTGTATGCAAAGCAGCAGCTGAGCAAAATGCGTGGATTCCAGCCAAAACATTTCTCTTTCAACGTGGACGGTGGTCGTTGCGACGCCTGCAAAGGAGAAGGAGAAGTAATTGTAGAAATGCAGTTCCTGGCAGACGTTCACCTGCAATGTGAAACCTGCGGTGGCCGCCGTTTCAAAGAAGAAGTACTGGAAGTGACCTATAAAGGCAAAAACATCTATGACGTACTTGAAATGAGCGTGGAAGAGTCCCTGGATTTCTTCAAAGATGAAAAAGACGTTTGTAACAAGATTCGTCCGCTGAGTGATGTAGGGCTGGGATATGTGAAACTCGGTCAGAGTAGTGATACACTGAGTGGTGGTGAAGCACAGCGTGTGAAACTGGCTTCTTTCCTCGGTAAAGGAAAAGCACAGGGACATATCCTGTTCATCTTCGATGAACCGACTACCGGTCTTCACTTCCATGACATCAAGAAACTGCTGGCTTCCTTTAACGCCCTGATTGATCAGGGACATAGCGTACTGGTAATTGAACACAATATTGACGTGATCCGCAGTGCTGACTGGGTAATTGACCTGGGACCTGAGGGGGGCGCCGGTGGCGGACAGTTATTGTATGCTGGATTGCCGGAAGGGCTGAAGGATGTGAAGGAGAGTTATACAGGAAAATACTTGTAA
- a CDS encoding NADP-dependent malic enzyme: MARKQNKQDALDYHALGRPGKIEVIPTKNTKTQWDLSLAYSPGVAEPCKEIAKDVENVYKYTAKGNLVAVISNGTAVLGLGDIGPEAGKPVMEGKAVLFKIFADIDVFDIELNTKNVDEFVQVVKAMEPTFGGINLEDIKSPECFAIEERLKKELRIPIMHDDQHGTAIISSAALLNALELVKKDIDKVNIVINGAGAAAMACVKLYVSLGANKENIIMFDKDGVINTTRPNLSDMHKQFATTSTVTELAEALKGADVFVGLSVGNVVTPNMIKSMADNPIVFAMANPDPEIAYDLAVASRPDVIMCTGRSDHPNQVNNVLGFPYIFRGALDVRATQINEEMKLAAVHALAELAKESVPDIVNLAYNERNLFFGPRYIIPKPLDPRLLSHVAPAVAKAAMDSGVAQQPITDWDAYVEVLNKRLGLDNQLFRVIGTKARQDPRKVVFAEADNLKVLKASQVVREEGIAYPILLGNELRIRNLAAENGIELDDTVIIDPKSDEMSEKRHHFGELFFKKRQRKGFNQYEAKKVMRERNYFGCMLVETGEADALISGLTRNYPDTIRPALHVIGMEPNAKRVAGMYIINTKRGPLFLGDTTVNFNPTAEELAEITLLVANEVRQFNITPRIAMLSYSSFGSSGTAEAQLVAKARDIVKQKDPTLIVDGEIQAAMAFNQEILKDSYPFSELLGQEVNTLIFPNLAAGNIAYNLLQEVAGFDAIGPVLLGMKKPVHILQLGSTVRSIVNMVNIAVVDAQHKCCDGKK, translated from the coding sequence ATGGCAAGAAAACAGAACAAGCAGGATGCATTGGATTACCATGCATTGGGGCGGCCTGGAAAAATTGAAGTAATACCTACAAAGAACACCAAGACACAATGGGACCTTTCACTGGCTTACTCTCCCGGAGTAGCAGAGCCATGTAAGGAGATCGCCAAAGACGTAGAGAATGTGTACAAATATACCGCCAAAGGAAATCTGGTAGCGGTAATCAGTAATGGTACGGCAGTACTCGGCCTGGGCGATATTGGTCCGGAAGCGGGTAAACCGGTAATGGAAGGTAAAGCTGTATTGTTCAAAATCTTCGCAGATATCGATGTGTTTGACATTGAGCTGAACACAAAGAACGTGGACGAGTTTGTACAGGTTGTGAAAGCCATGGAACCGACTTTCGGTGGTATCAACCTGGAAGACATCAAAAGTCCTGAGTGCTTTGCGATAGAAGAGCGGCTGAAAAAGGAACTGAGAATTCCTATTATGCACGACGATCAGCATGGTACGGCCATCATTTCCAGCGCAGCTCTGCTGAACGCCCTGGAACTGGTAAAAAAAGACATTGACAAGGTTAATATAGTTATAAATGGCGCCGGTGCGGCTGCCATGGCCTGTGTGAAACTGTATGTGTCACTGGGCGCAAACAAAGAAAATATCATCATGTTTGACAAGGATGGCGTGATCAATACCACACGTCCTAATCTGTCAGATATGCACAAACAGTTCGCTACTACTTCTACGGTAACTGAACTGGCGGAAGCGCTGAAAGGCGCTGACGTATTTGTTGGTCTGTCGGTTGGTAACGTGGTTACCCCTAACATGATCAAGAGCATGGCGGATAATCCGATCGTGTTTGCAATGGCCAATCCGGATCCGGAGATCGCTTATGATCTGGCGGTTGCATCCCGTCCTGATGTCATTATGTGTACGGGTCGTTCAGATCATCCTAACCAGGTAAACAACGTACTCGGTTTCCCTTATATTTTCCGTGGAGCGCTGGACGTACGTGCTACCCAGATCAACGAAGAAATGAAACTGGCAGCCGTACATGCGCTGGCAGAACTGGCAAAGGAATCGGTACCGGATATCGTGAACCTGGCTTACAATGAAAGGAACCTGTTTTTCGGTCCGCGATATATCATCCCGAAACCACTGGATCCGCGTTTGCTGAGCCACGTAGCCCCTGCGGTAGCAAAAGCTGCTATGGACAGCGGTGTAGCGCAGCAGCCTATTACAGACTGGGATGCTTATGTGGAAGTACTGAACAAACGTCTGGGTCTGGATAACCAGTTGTTCCGCGTAATCGGTACCAAGGCCCGTCAGGACCCACGTAAGGTTGTATTCGCGGAGGCAGACAACCTGAAAGTACTGAAGGCATCACAGGTAGTAAGGGAAGAGGGTATTGCGTATCCTATCCTGTTGGGTAATGAACTGCGTATCCGTAACCTGGCAGCAGAAAACGGTATCGAACTGGATGACACGGTGATCATCGATCCTAAGAGCGATGAAATGAGTGAGAAACGTCATCATTTTGGTGAACTGTTCTTCAAAAAACGTCAGCGTAAAGGATTTAACCAATATGAAGCGAAGAAAGTAATGCGTGAGCGTAACTACTTTGGTTGTATGCTGGTTGAAACAGGAGAAGCGGATGCGCTGATCTCCGGTCTGACACGTAACTACCCTGATACAATTCGTCCGGCATTACATGTAATCGGTATGGAGCCGAATGCAAAACGCGTGGCCGGTATGTATATCATCAATACAAAACGCGGTCCGCTGTTCCTGGGAGACACTACGGTGAACTTCAACCCTACAGCGGAAGAACTGGCAGAAATCACCCTGCTGGTAGCAAATGAAGTAAGACAATTTAACATCACGCCACGTATCGCGATGTTGTCTTATTCCAGCTTTGGTTCCAGCGGTACAGCGGAAGCGCAGCTGGTAGCAAAGGCGCGTGACATTGTAAAACAGAAAGATCCAACCCTGATCGTAGATGGTGAGATCCAGGCGGCGATGGCCTTTAACCAGGAGATCCTGAAGGATAGTTATCCTTTCAGTGAATTGCTGGGACAGGAGGTAAATACGCTGATTTTCCCGAATCTGGCGGCAGGTAACATCGCATATAACCTTCTCCAGGAAGTAGCGGGCTTCGATGCGATCGGTCCGGTACTCTTAGGTATGAAGAAACCCGTGCACATCCTTCAGCTGGGCAGCACCGTTCGTTCTATTGTGAACATGGTGAATATTGCGGTAGTGGATGCACAGCATAAGTGTTGCGACGGGAAGAAGTAA
- a CDS encoding pseudouridine synthase: MRKNTPAKKGFSPFKENKSSSSNKGGQRFGNTDRKRGDDEKPGRGDKRGERPFRSERSDKENNGREASKRGERPFRPARKDDDNKERGDFKRNERPFRPARKDDDNRERGDFKRNERPLRPARKDDDNKDRGDFKKSDRPFRTERKENDGEHKGPRGFRKDGGEKPASKRPERDENGRRRRIEPVRKTASGRTPFKPKPQQADDSAFHGTDDKKAGKRGSRDERPTPSGFNRKKYFDTANERFAGKQDRKLATRRARHEDDSYGKRSSKNEESGNAPGEMPLNKYIAHSGLCSRRKAVDFVKEGKVTVNGELITEPAFKVTAKDEVAINNRKINIQKNLVYILLNKPKGYITTTDDPEGRKTVMELIQDATTEEQRVYPVGRLDRNTSGLLLLTNDGELAQKLAHPKHNIKKIYHVGLNKPLTKAHFENILQGVTLEDGVANVDALGYVEAGDKTQVGIEIHSGKNRIVRRIFEHLEYEVEKLDRVTYAGLTKKNINRGKWRFLTEKEIILLKHFK; the protein is encoded by the coding sequence ATGAGAAAAAATACACCTGCTAAGAAAGGATTTTCCCCTTTCAAGGAAAATAAAAGCAGCAGTTCCAATAAAGGTGGTCAACGCTTTGGCAACACTGACCGCAAAAGAGGTGATGACGAAAAGCCGGGTCGCGGCGATAAAAGAGGTGAACGCCCTTTCCGCAGCGAACGCAGTGATAAAGAAAACAATGGCCGCGAAGCATCCAAAAGAGGTGAGCGTCCTTTCCGTCCTGCACGTAAGGACGACGATAACAAGGAGCGCGGAGATTTTAAAAGAAACGAACGCCCTTTCCGCCCTGCACGCAAAGACGACGATAACAGGGAGCGCGGAGATTTCAAAAGAAATGAACGTCCTTTACGTCCTGCACGTAAAGACGATGACAATAAAGACCGTGGCGATTTCAAAAAAAGTGACCGCCCTTTCCGTACCGAACGTAAAGAGAATGATGGCGAACACAAAGGTCCACGCGGCTTCCGTAAGGACGGTGGTGAAAAACCAGCTTCTAAACGTCCTGAAAGAGATGAAAACGGCCGCAGACGCCGCATAGAGCCGGTACGCAAAACGGCCAGCGGCAGAACGCCATTCAAACCAAAGCCACAACAGGCGGACGACAGTGCTTTCCATGGCACTGACGATAAAAAAGCCGGTAAACGCGGTAGCAGAGACGAACGTCCTACGCCAAGCGGCTTTAACCGTAAAAAATATTTCGATACTGCTAACGAGCGCTTTGCCGGTAAACAGGATCGTAAACTGGCTACCAGAAGGGCTCGTCATGAAGATGATTCATATGGTAAAAGATCGTCTAAGAATGAAGAATCCGGTAACGCACCAGGCGAAATGCCGCTGAATAAATACATCGCACACTCCGGCCTTTGTTCCCGTAGAAAAGCAGTGGACTTTGTCAAGGAAGGAAAAGTGACCGTAAATGGCGAACTCATTACTGAGCCGGCGTTTAAGGTAACTGCAAAAGACGAAGTAGCGATCAACAACAGGAAGATCAATATCCAGAAAAACCTGGTATATATTCTGTTGAACAAACCAAAAGGATACATCACTACCACTGATGATCCGGAAGGCCGTAAAACAGTCATGGAACTGATCCAGGACGCCACTACAGAAGAACAGCGCGTATATCCTGTAGGCCGTCTTGACCGTAATACATCTGGTTTGCTGCTGCTGACCAATGATGGCGAACTGGCGCAGAAACTGGCGCATCCGAAACACAATATCAAAAAGATTTATCACGTAGGACTGAATAAACCACTGACCAAAGCGCACTTTGAAAACATTCTGCAAGGGGTGACTCTGGAAGATGGTGTGGCCAATGTAGATGCACTTGGATACGTGGAAGCCGGTGATAAAACACAGGTTGGTATTGAAATTCACAGTGGTAAAAACCGTATCGTACGCCGCATTTTCGAACACCTAGAATACGAAGTGGAAAAACTGGACCGTGTTACTTACGCCGGTCTTACCAAGAAGAACATCAACCGTGGTAAATGGCGTTTCCTGACAGAAAAAGAGATCATCCTTCTGAAGCACTTTAAGTAA
- a CDS encoding DUF4293 domain-containing protein, with product MIQRIQSLYLLLAAAAGIGTWFLNIWKATLNDGSIRYFNAQSSFIVFLVLMLVVGLALFCIFLFKNRKLQFRLTILNILLSVAAIALQYFKVQDTANDIQSQGKLITTATYLPGAFLPVLIFIFLLMAARGIFKDEKLIKSLDRLR from the coding sequence ATGATACAACGCATTCAAAGTCTTTACCTTTTATTAGCGGCTGCGGCCGGTATCGGTACCTGGTTCCTGAATATCTGGAAAGCTACCCTTAACGACGGATCAATCAGATATTTTAATGCACAGTCGAGCTTTATAGTGTTTCTGGTGCTGATGCTGGTGGTAGGATTGGCCCTGTTTTGTATTTTCCTGTTCAAAAACCGCAAATTACAGTTCAGACTGACCATACTGAATATCCTGCTGTCTGTTGCAGCAATTGCCCTGCAATACTTCAAAGTACAGGATACTGCTAACGATATTCAGTCCCAGGGCAAACTGATCACTACTGCCACCTATCTGCCAGGCGCTTTCCTGCCAGTTCTGATATTTATCTTTTTGCTGATGGCTGCCAGAGGCATTTTCAAAGATGAAAAACTGATTAAGTCACTGGACAGACTGAGATAA
- the rlmN gene encoding 23S rRNA (adenine(2503)-C(2))-methyltransferase RlmN yields the protein MKSGKTNIRHLSLPELQKYFGSIEEKPFRAKQVYEWLWLKHATSFDAMTNISKDLRSKLEEHFTLPAITTDTTQHSDDGTIKSRFRLHDGHMVEGVLIPTDTRQTACVSSQVGCSLSCKFCATGYMDRKRNLDFDEIYDEVALLNQQAMEAYGKKLSNIVYMGMGEPLLNYKNVLQSIERITSPDGLGMSPRRITVSTAGVAKMIRQLGDDKVKFNLALSLHAANDEKRSQIMPINDTNNLKVLIEALNYFYKETQNQISFEYILFKDFNDSFKDAEELIRIYRQVPADLVNIIEYNPISNARFMKPDEDVAEAFMEYLSKNRVNARLRRSRGKDIDAACGQLANKG from the coding sequence ATGAAATCGGGCAAAACAAATATCCGGCACCTCAGCTTACCGGAATTACAGAAATACTTTGGGTCTATAGAGGAAAAGCCTTTCCGCGCCAAACAGGTGTATGAGTGGCTGTGGCTGAAACATGCTACCAGCTTCGACGCTATGACCAACATTTCCAAAGACTTACGCAGTAAACTGGAAGAACATTTCACACTTCCGGCAATCACGACAGATACTACCCAGCACAGCGACGACGGCACCATCAAGAGCCGTTTCAGGCTGCATGACGGGCATATGGTGGAAGGGGTATTGATCCCTACGGACACCCGTCAGACTGCCTGCGTATCTTCCCAGGTGGGTTGCAGTCTGAGCTGCAAATTCTGCGCAACCGGTTATATGGACCGTAAGCGTAACCTGGATTTCGATGAAATTTACGATGAGGTTGCCCTCCTGAACCAGCAGGCAATGGAAGCATATGGCAAGAAGCTCAGCAATATCGTGTATATGGGTATGGGAGAACCACTCCTGAACTATAAAAACGTATTGCAGTCTATTGAGCGCATCACTTCTCCGGATGGTCTGGGTATGTCGCCAAGACGTATCACCGTATCTACTGCCGGGGTAGCCAAAATGATCCGCCAGCTGGGAGACGATAAGGTGAAGTTCAACCTCGCATTATCCCTGCACGCTGCCAATGATGAAAAACGCAGCCAGATCATGCCGATCAATGATACCAACAACCTCAAGGTACTGATCGAAGCATTGAACTACTTCTATAAAGAAACACAAAACCAGATCTCCTTCGAATATATTCTCTTTAAGGACTTTAACGACTCCTTCAAAGATGCCGAAGAGCTGATCCGCATATACCGCCAGGTACCTGCAGATCTGGTCAACATTATTGAGTACAATCCAATTTCCAACGCCCGCTTCATGAAACCTGATGAGGACGTTGCCGAGGCATTCATGGAATACCTGTCCAAAAACAGAGTAAATGCCCGTCTTCGTCGTAGTCGCGGTAAAGACATCGATGCGGCCTGCGGTCAGTTGGCTAATAAAGGTTGA